GGCGTGCGCTGGGGACTGGTGGACGGGGTGCGCACGACCACCCAGTTCCCGGCGCTCAAGCTGCCGCCGCGCTGACGCCCGGATCGATCAGGGCCGCTCGACGCCGAGCAGTTCCACGTCGAACACCAGCGATGCACCCGGCGGGATGGCCCGGCCGGCGCCACGCTCCCCATAGCCATACTCCGGCGGCAGCCGCAGTTCGCGCTGGCCGCCGACGCGCATGCCTGCCACGCCCTCGTCCCAGCCACGGATCACCTGGCCGGCGCCGAGGGTGAACTCGAACGGCGCGCCGCGCTTGCGCGAGCTGTCGAACGCGGCGCCGCGGTGGTCGGTGGCGTTCTCGTCATACAGCCAGCCGGTGTAATGCACGGTCACGGTGTCGCCGGCGCGCGCGGTCTCGCCATCGCCGCTGCGCAGGTCGATGCGTTCCAGCGTGGCCACGCGGCCGCCGGTATACGGCGGCGGGCCACCACAGGCGGCCAGCACGGCCAGGCAACCGGCGACGAGCGCAGCGCGGAGGGAGAGGACGGTCATGGGCGGCTCCGGGTGGCGGCGCCAGAGCATGCCATGCGGGTTGCGGACACGCGCCTCAGAATGCGCTGCCCGCCGCGTGCGCGGAGGCCCACGCCCACTGGAAGTTGTAGCCGCCGAGCCAGCCGGTGACGTCGAGCACCTCGCCGATGAAATGCAGCCCCGGCACGCGCCGCGATTCGAACGTCGTCGACGACACCTCGCGGGTATCGATGCCCCCCAGGGTGACTTCGGCGGTGCGGTAGCCCTCGGTGCCGCTGGCGACCAGCGGCCAGTCGCGCAACAGGGTGGCGGCTTCGCGCAGCTGCGGCGCGCTGTACTGGCGCATCGGCCGACTCGGCAGCCATACCTCGGCCAGGCGCTGCGCGAAGCGGCGCGGCAACACCTCGGCCAGGAGCGTGCGCAATTCCGCATCGGGGCGGTCATGGCGCCAGCCGGCCAGCAGCGCATCCACGTCGTGCCCGGGCAGCAGGTCGATGCGCAGCTCGTCGCCGGGCTGCCAGTACGAGGAGATCTGCAGGATCGCCGGCCCGCTGACGCCGCGATGGGTCACCAGCATCGCGTTGCGGAATGCCTGGCCGTTGCAGCGTGCCTCCACCGGGAACGCCACGCCGGCGAGGCCGTCCATCCGCTCCTGGTGCCTGCCGCTGAGCGTCAGCGGCACCAGGCCGGCGCGGGTCGGCAGCACCGTGTGGCCGAACTGTTCCGCCAGCCGGTAGCCGAAGCCGCTGGCGCCCAGGCTCGGGATCGACAACCCGCCACTGGCCACCACCAGCCGCGTGGCCTGCACGCGGCCGAGCCGGCAGTCGAGCTCGAAGCGGCCGTCGTCGCCAACCCCCACGGTCCCGATGGCGGCCTGTGTTTCCACCCGCACGCCGGCCCGTGCGCATTCGTCGAGCAGCATCCGCACGACGAGCTTGGACGAGTCGTCGCAGAACAGCTGGCCCAGCTCCTTCTCGTGCCAGGCGATGCGGTGGCGCTCGACCAGCTCGAGGAAATGCCAGGGCGTGTAGCGCGCCAGCGCCGATTTCACGAAATGCGGGTTCGCCGACAGGTAGTTGTCGGGCCCGGTGCCGGTGTTGGTGAAATTGCAGCGGCCGCCGCCGGACATCAGGATCTTCTTGCCGACCCTGTTCGACCCTTCCAGCACCAGCACGCGCAGGCCGCGCGCGCCGGCGGTCATCGCACACAGCAGGCCGGCAGCGCCGCCGCCCACCACCACCACGTCGGGTTCGAGCCGGATCATGGGCAGCCGCGCGGGCGTGCGGGTGGGGATGGCATCACGGCTCGACACATTGCAGGGCCGCGCATTCTAGGCCGGCGTGCAAGGCCGCGCTGCGCAACGCGGCGGATGCGGCTTCACGCCGGCTCGCGCCGCGGCTGCGGACACTCGGGCGTCCCACGCCTGCGCAGGAATCGCCATGTCCGCATGCCTGAAGTCCGGTTCCGTCCTTGCCCTGCTGCTTCTTGTGACCGCCTGCCAGGACCGTGCGCCTGAGGATGGCGCCTCCACCGGGTCGCCACGCGCAGGCGCCGCCGCCGATACCGCAACGCCTGCGGGAACGGCGCCGACCGCGGCGGCGCCTGCTGCCGGCCAGGGCGGCACGCAGGACCGTTCCCTGCTGTCGATTGCCGGTGACGGCACCGGCCCGGGTTATCTCACCGATGGCGCCGGCCAGGCGCTGTACGTGCTCGACGGCAACATCGGCGGTGACCGCTGCGATGCCGCCTGCGAGGAAGCCTGGCCGCCGGTGCTCGCCGACGGGGCCACGCCACGCGCGGATCCGCGGATCGGATCGGGCGGCGCTGGCGCGCTGCCGCGCAATGACGGCACCCGCCATGTCACCTACGAAGGCCAGCCGCTGTATCGCTATGCCGCCGACGCGGGCGCCGGACGCACCGCGGGCGATGGCGTGGAAGACCAGTGGGGTCGCTGGTCGCTGGTGCGCGTGGATGGGGCGCCCGCCGGCAACAACTGAGCCGCGGCATGACCGGTGGTCCCGGTTCGCCGGCACCGCGGTGACCGACATCCGTGTCCCATGCAGCGGATCGGTGATCGCTCAACCCGCCAGCGTGGCGGCGCCGATGACATGGCACCCGGGCCGCGCATCGAGCACCGCGTCGACCAGCGCATCGGCGATCCTGGCGGCGGGGCTGATCCGCCACGCGCGCGGCAGCAACGGGCCCAGCAGCCCGAGCACCGCGCCCGCGACGGCTTCACCGGCACGGTGCTCCGCGCGGTCGCCGCCGATCAGGCCAGGCCGTACCAGCACCAGCGTCTCGAACCCCATTGTTTCGAGCGCGCGCTCCAGTTCACCCTTGACCCGGCTGTAGAACACCCGCGAGCGCGCATCGGCCCCCGCGGCCGAGTTCAGGGCGTAGACGAGTGCGCCCGCGGCCTGCGCACGGCGCCCCACCTCAAGCGGATAGTCGTGATCGACGCGGCGGAACGCTTCGCGCGAACCGGCCTGACGCATGGTGGTGCCGAGCGTGCAGATCACCGCGTCCACCGCCCACCAGTCGGCGGCCGCTGGCAACGCATCGAAATCGACCACCGGATTGACCAGCTTCGCGTGCGTGACCGCGAGCGGCCGGCGCGTGGGCGCGACCACGCGCTGCACGCGCGGGGCGGCGAGCAGCCGCGCCAGCACCTCGCGGCCGACCAGGCCGGTGGCACCCACATGCAGCACGTTGGCGGTGGTGTTCATCGACAGCATCGTTGCAGTGCGGGCGTGAGCGGTCAGTCGCGCAGCGCGCGCGGCCACGGCTGCAGCTGCGGCGCCACCAGTGTTTCCGAGACCCGCCACAGGCGTGCGGCCATCGCCCGATCGGTCTACCAGGACACGGGCGTTCGACGACCAGGCGTCGGCGCAGTGGCCGCGCAGTCGCGGGGCAGTCGTGTTGTCGGCACGCCACCGCGATGGAAGAATCCGTGGCGTCTCCCGCACGGACCACCCCGGATGAACGCATCGATCCGCGATCCGCAGCGTCGCCGCCTGCTGCAGGGCCTGGCCATGTCCACCGTCGCACTGGCGCTGCCGACCTGGGCGCGAGCCGCCACCATGGCAGCCGACGATGCGCCGATCCTGCGTGCGATCCCGTCGAGCGGCGAGCGCATCCCGGTGGTCGGGCTTGGCGCCAATGCCTACGGCGTGCAGACGGCGGAAGAAAAGGCGCCGTTGCGCGAGGTCCTGCAGCGACTCGCGCAGGTGCCCAACAGCGTGATCGACACCGCGCCGTCGTACCGCAATTCCGAAGCGGTGCTGGGCGAGCTGATCGAAGAACTCGGGCTGCGCGAGCGCTTCTTCATCGCCACCAAGGTGACCGCGCCCGGCGGTGACGTCGCCGCCGGCATCGCGCAGATGGAGGCCTCGTTCCGGCATCTGCGCACCGACACCATCGACCTGATGATGGTGCACAACCTCAACGGTGCCGAGGCCATCCTGCCGACGCTGCTGGAATGGAAGCAGGCCGGTCGCCTGCGCCATATCGGCATCACCACCTCCAACAATGAACAGCACGCCGAAACCGCGGCGCTGATCCGCGCGCATCCACTCGACGTGGTGCAGGTGAACTATTCGCTCGGCAACCGCGCCGCCGAGGACATCGTGTTCCCCGCCGCGCAGGAGCGCGGCACCGCGGTGGTGCTCAACGTGCCGCTGGGTGGCCGCCGCGGCAGCCTGTTCGGCCGGGTCAGGGACGTGCCGCTGCCGGACTGGGCCGCTGAATCCGGTGCGTCGAGCTGG
This portion of the Luteimonas yindakuii genome encodes:
- a CDS encoding aldo/keto reductase — encoded protein: MNASIRDPQRRRLLQGLAMSTVALALPTWARAATMAADDAPILRAIPSSGERIPVVGLGANAYGVQTAEEKAPLREVLQRLAQVPNSVIDTAPSYRNSEAVLGELIEELGLRERFFIATKVTAPGGDVAAGIAQMEASFRHLRTDTIDLMMVHNLNGAEAILPTLLEWKQAGRLRHIGITTSNNEQHAETAALIRAHPLDVVQVNYSLGNRAAEDIVFPAAQERGTAVVLNVPLGGRRGSLFGRVRDVPLPDWAAESGASSWAQLFLKYNLGHPAVTAVLPGTTRVSNLEDNLGAGRGALPDAAQRRRIEVFWDALPE
- a CDS encoding COG4315 family predicted lipoprotein, with protein sequence MSACLKSGSVLALLLLVTACQDRAPEDGASTGSPRAGAAADTATPAGTAPTAAAPAAGQGGTQDRSLLSIAGDGTGPGYLTDGAGQALYVLDGNIGGDRCDAACEEAWPPVLADGATPRADPRIGSGGAGALPRNDGTRHVTYEGQPLYRYAADAGAGRTAGDGVEDQWGRWSLVRVDGAPAGNN
- a CDS encoding FKBP-type peptidyl-prolyl cis-trans isomerase; this translates as MTVLSLRAALVAGCLAVLAACGGPPPYTGGRVATLERIDLRSGDGETARAGDTVTVHYTGWLYDENATDHRGAAFDSSRKRGAPFEFTLGAGQVIRGWDEGVAGMRVGGQRELRLPPEYGYGERGAGRAIPPGASLVFDVELLGVERP
- a CDS encoding NAD-dependent dehydratase — protein: MNTTANVLHVGATGLVGREVLARLLAAPRVQRVVAPTRRPLAVTHAKLVNPVVDFDALPAAADWWAVDAVICTLGTTMRQAGSREAFRRVDHDYPLEVGRRAQAAGALVYALNSAAGADARSRVFYSRVKGELERALETMGFETLVLVRPGLIGGDRAEHRAGEAVAGAVLGLLGPLLPRAWRISPAARIADALVDAVLDARPGCHVIGAATLAG
- a CDS encoding NAD(P)/FAD-dependent oxidoreductase, with the translated sequence MIRLEPDVVVVGGGAAGLLCAMTAGARGLRVLVLEGSNRVGKKILMSGGGRCNFTNTGTGPDNYLSANPHFVKSALARYTPWHFLELVERHRIAWHEKELGQLFCDDSSKLVVRMLLDECARAGVRVETQAAIGTVGVGDDGRFELDCRLGRVQATRLVVASGGLSIPSLGASGFGYRLAEQFGHTVLPTRAGLVPLTLSGRHQERMDGLAGVAFPVEARCNGQAFRNAMLVTHRGVSGPAILQISSYWQPGDELRIDLLPGHDVDALLAGWRHDRPDAELRTLLAEVLPRRFAQRLAEVWLPSRPMRQYSAPQLREAATLLRDWPLVASGTEGYRTAEVTLGGIDTREVSSTTFESRRVPGLHFIGEVLDVTGWLGGYNFQWAWASAHAAGSAF